In Chloroflexota bacterium, the following are encoded in one genomic region:
- a CDS encoding NAD(P)-dependent alcohol dehydrogenase, protein MQALVLERVRELSLRDIDIPEPLGLHDVRVAIDTVGICGSDVHYYTHGRIGPFVVVEPMVLGHEASGTVVETGGEVRHLKVDDRVCMEPGIPDPNSKATRLGMYNLDPAVRFWATPPIHGVLRPTVVHPATFTFKVPDNVSLAEAAMVEPLAVGMHGAMKAQIKPGDLAVVTGAGPIGMVTALAALAGGCSQIVMTDVVQPKLDLAASLGPILPVNVAEQSLTEVVSDLTDGWGADIVFECSGSQQATAGVFEPLAPGGTVVLIGMPLEPIPYDVVAAQVKEARVEHVFRYAHVYPRALALMGSGKIDVKPLITDTFNFADSIAAFDFAVEMPPTSVKAQIVVDTRSRSEVE, encoded by the coding sequence ATGCAAGCGCTGGTGCTAGAAAGAGTCCGCGAGCTCTCCCTGCGAGATATCGATATTCCCGAGCCGCTCGGTCTCCATGACGTCCGGGTTGCCATTGATACCGTCGGCATCTGCGGCAGCGACGTGCACTACTACACCCACGGTCGCATCGGCCCCTTCGTGGTGGTGGAGCCCATGGTGCTGGGCCATGAGGCGTCCGGCACCGTGGTCGAAACAGGTGGTGAGGTCCGCCATCTGAAGGTCGATGATCGGGTGTGCATGGAGCCAGGCATTCCCGATCCCAACAGCAAGGCCACCCGGCTGGGCATGTACAACCTGGACCCGGCTGTGCGCTTCTGGGCCACGCCGCCCATCCATGGCGTGCTGCGACCAACCGTGGTGCACCCGGCCACTTTCACCTTCAAGGTGCCGGACAATGTAAGCCTGGCCGAGGCGGCCATGGTGGAGCCGCTGGCGGTGGGCATGCATGGCGCGATGAAGGCTCAGATCAAGCCGGGCGACCTGGCCGTGGTCACCGGTGCCGGCCCCATTGGCATGGTCACCGCGCTGGCCGCCCTGGCCGGAGGCTGCAGTCAAATCGTCATGACCGACGTGGTGCAGCCCAAGCTGGATCTGGCCGCTTCGCTGGGGCCGATTCTGCCGGTCAACGTGGCCGAACAGAGCCTGACGGAAGTTGTTTCCGACCTGACCGATGGCTGGGGAGCAGACATCGTCTTCGAGTGCAGCGGCAGCCAGCAGGCCACCGCCGGTGTCTTTGAACCGTTAGCACCCGGCGGTACGGTGGTGTTGATCGGCATGCCCCTGGAGCCGATACCCTACGACGTGGTGGCTGCCCAAGTGAAGGAGGCCCGCGTCGAACACGTTTTCCGCTATGCCCACGTTTATCCCAGGGCGCTGGCCCTGATGGGCAGTGGCAAGATCGACGTCAAGCCGCTGATCACCGACACGTTTAACTTTGCCGACAGCATCGCGGCCTTCGACTTCGCTGTCGAGA
- a CDS encoding DUF2160 family membrane protein, producing the protein MAQQEPVRAPVEHTGRRGFLPMKTNTFDRVFISVILTIAIGLLWMRFVEQYLPLWIAGVVSFILGYIILRWG; encoded by the coding sequence ATGGCTCAACAAGAACCCGTACGTGCGCCGGTCGAACATACCGGTCGGCGCGGTTTCCTGCCCATGAAGACCAATACCTTCGACCGGGTCTTTATCAGCGTGATCCTGACGATCGCCATCGGCCTGCTATGGATGCGCTTTGTGGAACAGTACCTGCCCCTGTGGATCGCCGGGGTTGTCTCCTTCATTCTGGGATACATTATCCTTCGCTGGGGCTGA
- a CDS encoding carbohydrate ABC transporter permease, whose product MTTAPRKKTLNRIGLYVLWIGLTVFTVLPIYWMFVVSSRSRVQLFDAPTLLIKSFYIENYTTPLSSPAFQRYLTNSIIVATSNALLVTVLALLATYALSRWRLKGSDNIFFWTITNRMAPAAAFLLPLFLLYTRVFRIGDTSLFDTKIGLILVYCVFNLPFAIWLLQGIIDGIPKELDEAAYMDGATRSTVLWRIIVPLAAPGLAITFILSWIFAWNEYLFAATLTSVNARTITTGLAEFVTVTGTNWGQMAAVAIVTILPALIFLVFIQRYIVTGLTFGAVKE is encoded by the coding sequence ATGACCACCGCGCCCCGAAAGAAAACCCTGAACCGAATTGGCCTCTATGTTCTTTGGATCGGCCTGACCGTCTTCACGGTATTGCCGATCTACTGGATGTTCGTGGTGTCGTCCCGTAGCCGTGTGCAGTTGTTCGACGCACCAACGCTACTTATCAAGTCCTTCTACATCGAGAACTACACTACACCGCTTTCCAGCCCCGCCTTTCAGCGCTATTTGACCAATTCCATCATCGTGGCAACGAGCAATGCGCTGCTTGTGACTGTTCTGGCCTTACTCGCCACGTATGCGCTGTCTCGCTGGCGGCTAAAGGGTTCGGACAATATCTTCTTCTGGACTATCACCAATCGTATGGCGCCGGCGGCCGCATTCTTACTCCCACTGTTTCTCCTATACACACGGGTTTTCAGGATTGGCGACACGTCGCTTTTCGACACGAAGATCGGGCTGATCCTCGTGTACTGCGTGTTTAATCTGCCCTTTGCCATTTGGTTGTTACAAGGCATTATCGACGGAATCCCCAAGGAACTGGACGAGGCGGCCTACATGGATGGTGCCACCCGATCGACGGTCCTGTGGCGAATCATTGTCCCGCTCGCCGCGCCCGGGCTGGCGATCACGTTCATACTCAGTTGGATCTTCGCCTGGAACGAGTACCTGTTCGCAGCAACGCTGACCAGCGTCAACGCTCGCACGATCACCACCGGTCTGGCGGAGTTTGTCACGGTTACCGGTACAAACTGGGGTCAGATGGCTGCCGTGGCTATCGTTACCATTCTGCCAGCACTGATATTCCTGGTCTTTATCCAGCGCTATATCGTCACCGGCCTCACCTTCGGCGCAGTGAAGGAGTAA
- a CDS encoding sugar ABC transporter permease, whose protein sequence is MRSNRMGWRMLTPTLVILFIVGLLPFLYVLWVGFYDWNVFSAVRGMTWAGVNNYRRLVFDQDFLNSLGRTFQFTFIVVSVELVLGFLLAQTLVTPFRGRSFFRTIYVLPLVVAPIAVGATWRLLVIPGFGPVPYYLDRFFDYPFRIGTSATHAWLTLIVMDIWHWTPFVTLTLLAGLTALPKEPLEQALVDGANRWQVFRYLTIPMMMPVILTVVFIRFMDALRIVDEAFMLTNGGPGLSTRFVGLHIYRTVFPKTDYGYGSAMSLLVLYFTIVACWLLFIALTQVGKQRE, encoded by the coding sequence ATGCGTTCAAATCGAATGGGTTGGCGAATGCTCACGCCGACACTGGTTATTCTCTTCATCGTGGGGCTTTTACCTTTCCTCTATGTGTTGTGGGTGGGCTTTTACGACTGGAACGTATTTTCGGCCGTCCGAGGCATGACCTGGGCCGGCGTCAATAATTACCGCCGCCTGGTCTTCGACCAGGACTTCCTCAATTCCCTCGGGCGCACATTCCAGTTCACCTTCATCGTCGTTTCGGTGGAGTTAGTCTTGGGTTTCCTGTTGGCTCAAACCCTCGTTACTCCTTTCCGTGGACGTTCATTCTTCCGCACCATCTACGTGTTGCCTCTGGTCGTGGCCCCCATCGCGGTAGGCGCAACCTGGCGGCTTCTGGTCATCCCTGGGTTCGGGCCGGTCCCCTACTATCTGGACAGGTTCTTCGACTATCCCTTCCGTATCGGTACCTCCGCTACTCACGCCTGGCTAACTCTCATTGTAATGGATATCTGGCACTGGACACCGTTCGTTACCCTTACCCTGTTGGCTGGCTTGACGGCGCTTCCCAAGGAGCCTTTGGAGCAGGCCCTGGTAGATGGGGCTAATCGCTGGCAGGTGTTTCGTTATCTTACCATCCCGATGATGATGCCGGTGATCCTGACGGTGGTCTTCATCCGCTTCATGGACGCCCTGCGCATCGTGGACGAGGCCTTCATGCTAACCAACGGCGGCCCAGGACTGTCGACCAGGTTCGTAGGCCTCCATATCTATCGCACCGTTTTCCCAAAGACCGACTATGGGTACGGATCGGCGATGTCCCTCCTGGTACTGTATTTCACCATCGTGGCTTGCTGGTTACTGTTCATTGCCCTCACCCAGGTAGGTAAGCAGAGAGAGTAG